One Cervus canadensis isolate Bull #8, Minnesota chromosome 12, ASM1932006v1, whole genome shotgun sequence DNA window includes the following coding sequences:
- the XKR9 gene encoding XK-related protein 9 → MKYTKLNFMMSVLGIMIYVTDLIVDIWVSVRFFHEKQYVFGVLTVSFMLFGTLVVQCFSYSWFKADFKEAGQESHHCFLLLHCLQGGVFTRYWFALKQGYQVAFKYGSKTENFLEKQINDRVTDLSMLRLFETYLEGCPQLALQLYIFLEHGQANFTQYAAIVVSCCAVSWSTVDYQVALRKSLPDKNLFNGPCPKLVYLFYKLFTLLSWMLSVVLLLFLNVKIAFLLLSFLWLLGIFWAFKEQTDFCVSTSMEILYRIVVGFILIFTFFNIKGQNTKCPMSCYYIVRVLVTLGILIVFWFEPLSIFNADYFIPVSITIVLSLLLGIIFLLVYYGTLHPNTSEETKLDEVDGKPAQRDCRMKYFLME, encoded by the exons ATGAAATATACTAAGTTGAATTTTATGATGTCAGTCCTTGGCATTATGATCTATGTAACTGATTTAATTGTGGACATCTGGGTGTCTGTCAgattttttcatgaaaaacagTATGTTTTTGGTGTTTTAACAGTAAGCTTTATGCTCTTTGGAACACTTGTGGTCCAGTGTTTTAGTTATTCTTGGTTCAAGGCTGATTTCAAGGAAGCAGGCCAAGAAAGTCAtcattgttttcttctacttcatTGCTTGCAAGGAGGAGTTTTTACAAG GTATTGGTTTGCCTTGAAACAAGGTTATCAAGTGGCTTTCAAGTATGGCAGCAAAACTGAAAACTTCCTGGAAAAACAGATTAATGATAGGGTGACAGATTTGAGCATGCTAAGGCTGTTTGAGACCTACCTGGAAGGTTGCCCACAACTTGCTCTTCAGCTCTACATCTTTCTGGAACATGGTCAAGCAAATTTCACTCAGT atGCAGCCATCGTGGTCTCTTGCTGTGCTGTTTCTTGGTCGACTGTTGATTATCAAGTAGCTTTAAGAAAATCCTTACCTGATAAAAACCTCTTTAATGGACCCTGTCCCAAGCTTGTATATCTCTTTTACAAGTTGTTTACATTATTATCTTGGATGTTGAGTGTTGTGCttcttttattcttaaatgtTAAGATTGCTTTCCTTCTGTTGTCATTTCTTTGGCTTTTAGGTATATTTTGGGCATTTAAAGAACAAACTGATTTTTGTGTTTCCACAAGTATGGAAATCCTATATAGGATTGTTGTTGGATTCATTcttatctttacattttttaatattaagggACAAAATACCAAATGCCCAATGTCTTGTTATTATATTGTAAGGGTATTGGTCACATTGGGGATATTGATTGTGTTCTGGTTTGAGCCGCTCTCTATTTTTAATGCAGACTATTTTATACCTGTCAGCATTACTAtagttctttctcttctccttggaattatttttcttcttgtttattaTGGGACTTTGCACCCAAACACAAGTGAAGAGACTAAACTGGATGAAGTTGATGGAAAACCAGCTCAAAGAGATTGTAGAATGAAGTATTTCCTCATGGAATAA